One stretch of Clavibacter californiensis DNA includes these proteins:
- a CDS encoding D-isomer specific 2-hydroxyacid dehydrogenase family protein yields the protein MLPRTEDAYLEAVRAGGGEVAELSEDTRGIVWLSIRRAAELTDTLAANPQVQWVQLPFAGVDAFADTLRECDRPDLVWTSAKGAYSEPVAEHALALTLATLRQLPERARATSWGSSAGLSLYRSEVVVVGAGGIALEYIRLLAPFDCTVTVVRRSGDPVEGADRTVTADRLDEVLLGADVVMLAAASTDDTAGLIGVAQLAAMKDTAVLVNIARGALVDPDALLDALRSGAIHGAGLDVTSPEPLPDGHPLFSEPRCIVTPHTADTPDMVRPLLAERIRLNTEAFLRTGDFVGIVEPSSGY from the coding sequence ATGCTGCCGCGCACGGAGGACGCGTACCTCGAGGCCGTCCGCGCCGGCGGCGGCGAGGTGGCCGAGCTGTCGGAGGACACGCGCGGCATCGTCTGGCTCTCCATCCGCCGCGCCGCGGAGCTCACCGACACGCTCGCCGCCAACCCGCAGGTGCAGTGGGTGCAGCTGCCGTTCGCGGGCGTCGACGCCTTCGCCGACACGCTCCGGGAGTGCGACCGGCCCGACCTCGTCTGGACGAGCGCGAAGGGCGCCTACTCCGAGCCGGTCGCCGAGCACGCGCTCGCGCTCACCCTCGCGACCCTGCGCCAGCTGCCGGAGCGCGCACGGGCGACCTCCTGGGGATCCTCCGCCGGCCTCTCGCTCTACCGGTCAGAGGTCGTCGTGGTCGGCGCGGGCGGCATCGCGCTGGAGTACATCCGGCTGCTCGCCCCCTTTGACTGCACCGTCACGGTCGTGCGCCGCAGCGGCGACCCCGTGGAGGGCGCGGATCGCACCGTCACGGCCGACCGGCTCGACGAGGTGCTGCTGGGCGCCGACGTCGTGATGCTGGCGGCGGCCAGCACCGACGACACCGCAGGGCTCATCGGCGTCGCGCAGCTCGCGGCGATGAAGGACACGGCTGTCCTCGTCAACATCGCCCGCGGCGCGCTCGTGGACCCCGACGCGCTGCTCGACGCGCTCCGCTCGGGCGCGATCCACGGCGCGGGCCTCGACGTCACGTCGCCCGAGCCGTTGCCGGACGGCCACCCGCTGTTCTCCGAGCCGCGCTGCATCGTCACGCCGCACACCGCCGACACCCCGGACATGGTGCGGCCGCTGCTGGCCGAGCGGATCCGGCTCAACACGGAGGCGTTCCTCCGGACGGGCGACTTCGTCGGCATCGTCGAGCCGTCCTCGGGCTACTGA